A single genomic interval of Juglans regia cultivar Chandler chromosome 1, Walnut 2.0, whole genome shotgun sequence harbors:
- the LOC109017024 gene encoding uncharacterized protein LOC109017024: protein MSSTSRAIVAASVGVVEAMKDQMGICRWNYIIRSAQQNTKNHLRSLSQAKNLSSSTSAVVSSKVRDHQEKMKKSEESLRTVMYLSCWGPN from the coding sequence ATGAGTTCAACAAGCAGAGCTATTGTAGCAGCCAGCGTAGGAGTCGTGGAGGCCATGAAAGACCAGATGGGCATCTGCAGAtggaattatattataagatctGCGCAGCAAAATACAAAGAACCATCTCCGGTCGTTATCTCAGGCAAAGAACCTCTCCTCTTCAACTTCTGCTGTGGTTTCAAGCAAAGTAAGAGATCATcaggagaaaatgaagaagtcAGAAGAGTCTTTGAGGACAGTCATGTATTTGAGCTGTTGGGGTCCCAATTGA